The following proteins come from a genomic window of Neofelis nebulosa isolate mNeoNeb1 chromosome 5, mNeoNeb1.pri, whole genome shotgun sequence:
- the LOC131512244 gene encoding 5-hydroxytryptamine receptor 3E-like yields MEGSWFHKERVLLFLALGLLLQGRGSTFIINCSGFGQHGGYPTVLDSVFERKAFRPVTNFSIPTLVNISFTMSAILDVVWDNPFIRWNPEECEGITKISVATKNLWLPDIFIVEFMNVDKTPKGLTAYVSNEGRIRYKKPMKVTSICNLDIFYFPFDQQNCTLTFSSFLYTVENMLLGMEKEVWEIADTSRDIVQTHGEWELLGINKATPKMSLGTSLYDQIMFYVAIRRRPRLYIINLLVPSGFLVAIDALSFYLPAESGNRAPFKITLLLGYNVFLLMMNELLPTNGTPLISVYFALCLSLMVVSLLETIFITYLLHLATSQPPPMPQWLHSLILYCTSPTKCCPTALQKRNKAMGLPAAHLPGVKEPVELVGKMPGPRETELNGCPGSTKAQQEDETQKQHLADLWVQFSHMMDTLLFRLYLLFMTTSVVTVIVLWNT; encoded by the exons ATGGAAGGAAGCTGGTTCCACAAAGAGAGAGTCCTCTTATTCCTTGCTCTCGGTCTTCTACTTCAAG GAAGGGGCAGTACTTTCATCATCAACTGCTCAGGGTTCGGCCAGCATGGAGGGTATCCCACTGTTCTGGATTCAGTGTTTGAGCGGAAGGCCTTTCGTCCAGTCACCAACTTCAGCATCCCCACCCTAGTCAACATCTCCTTTACTATGTCTGCCATCCTAGATGTG GTCTGGGATAACCCATTTATCAGATGGAACCCAGAGGAGTGTGAGGGCATCACGAAGATAAGTGTGGCAACCAAGAACCTATGGCTCCCGGACATTTTCATCGTTGAGTT CATGAATGTGGATAAGACCCCAAAAGGCCTCACAGCATATGTGAGTAATGAAGGTCGCATCAGATATAAGAAACCCATGAAGGTCACCAGCATCTGTAACCTGGACATCTTCTACTTCCCTTTTGACCAGCAGAACTGCACCCTCACCTTTAGTTCATTCCTTTACACAG TGGAGAATATGTTGCTGGGCATGGAGAAAGAAGTGTGGGAAATAGCAGACACATCCCGGGATATCGTTCAAACCCATGGAGAGTGGGAGCTCCTAGGCATCAACAAGGCCACCCCAAAGATGTCCCTGGGCACCAGCCTATACGATCAGATCATGTTCTAC GTGGCCATCAGGCGCAGGCCCAGACTCTACATCATAAACCTTCTGGTGCCCAGTGGCTTTCTGGTTGCCATCGATGCCCTCAGCTTCTACCTGCCAGCAGAAAGTGGAAATCGTGCCCCATTCAAGATAACCCTTCTGCTGGGCTACAATGTCTTCCTGCTCATGATGAATGAGTTACTACCCACCAATGGCACCCCCCTCATCA GTGTCTACTTTGCCCTGTGTCTGTCCCTGATGGTGGTCAGCCTGCTGGAGACCATTTTCATCACCTACTTGCTGCACCTGGCTACCAGCCAGCCCCCACCCATGCCTCAGTGGCTCCATTCTCTGATCCTCTACTGCACCAGCCCAACAAAGTGCTGCCCCACTGCACtccagaagagaaataaagccatGGGCCTCCCCGCTGCCCACCTGCCTG GTGTGAAGGAGCCAGTGGAGTTAGTGGGGAAGATGCCAGGTCCCAGAGAGACAGAGTTAAATGGGTGTCCTGGGTCAACAAAGGCCCAGCAGGAAGATGAGACTCAGAAGCAGCACTTGGCCGATCTGTGGGTGCAGTTCAGCCACATGATGGACACCCTGCTCTTCCGCCTCTACCTGCTCTTCATGACCACCTCCGTGGTCACAGTCATCGTCCTCTGGAACACCTAG